In Candidatus Lokiarchaeota archaeon, one DNA window encodes the following:
- a CDS encoding radical SAM protein yields MDSESVLWLKARLLTEGAVLPSEEYAGRSGGAGPVRARYFILPTGTVCGIPIRRGAEAKKYGSAPLEPTEDPTVWVYDDTVELQMVPQPRFYDKETDDGISYKKIALLHGKGTLATTLYQTCRYWECGTQCRFCTIPLSYRNGRTLLEKKPSKLAEVVAVAEEEGVAEDVLLTTGTPPSDDMGALRMENTIQAIREISDIPIGVQFEPPQEKSYIARVSEAGADAIGMHIEIADEELRQRICPGKAEHGSVKLYIDSWEYALKYFEQGHVSTFILHGFGENHETTLQFMEKIAAKGVLPVVAPVRPASRSELTDYTPSYVSHLDETIEFYKSVGNILLKHNLNPNDTVAGCHKCGACTPIQEAYNWAESCS; encoded by the coding sequence ATGGATTCAGAAAGCGTACTTTGGCTGAAAGCACGGCTTCTTACTGAGGGTGCTGTGCTTCCATCCGAAGAATACGCTGGGAGAAGTGGTGGGGCTGGTCCGGTCCGGGCCCGGTATTTCATACTGCCTACGGGGACAGTTTGTGGGATTCCAATACGCCGTGGGGCCGAGGCAAAAAAATACGGTTCAGCACCTTTGGAGCCAACTGAAGACCCAACGGTATGGGTCTATGACGATACGGTTGAACTGCAAATGGTTCCGCAACCGCGTTTCTACGACAAAGAGACAGATGACGGAATTTCCTACAAGAAGATAGCACTGCTGCATGGCAAAGGAACCCTAGCTACCACACTCTATCAGACCTGCAGATATTGGGAATGTGGTACTCAGTGCCGATTCTGTACCATTCCGCTATCGTATCGCAATGGTAGGACCCTTTTGGAAAAAAAGCCTTCTAAATTAGCCGAAGTTGTGGCCGTGGCCGAGGAGGAAGGAGTAGCAGAAGATGTTCTCCTAACGACTGGCACACCTCCGTCTGATGATATGGGTGCGCTACGAATGGAGAATACGATTCAAGCAATTCGTGAAATTAGTGATATTCCCATAGGTGTACAGTTTGAACCACCCCAAGAGAAATCGTACATAGCTCGTGTTTCTGAGGCGGGGGCTGATGCTATTGGTATGCATATTGAAATAGCAGATGAGGAACTCCGGCAACGGATTTGCCCTGGAAAGGCCGAACATGGATCTGTGAAGCTGTATATCGATAGTTGGGAGTATGCATTGAAGTATTTTGAACAAGGGCATGTAAGTACGTTCATCCTACATGGCTTTGGGGAGAATCATGAAACTACCCTTCAATTCATGGAGAAAATTGCCGCGAAGGGTGTACTTCCTGTTGTTGCTCCTGTTCGCCCAGCTTCGCGGAGTGAACTAACAGATTACACCCCCTCCTATGTTTCACATCTTGATGAAACCATAGAGTTCTACAAGAGTGTAGGGAACATTCTTCTCAAGCATAATCTTAACCCGAACGATACCGTTGCTGGATGCCATAAATGCGGTGCCTGTACCCCTATCCAAGAAGCATATAATTGGGCAGAATCCTGTTCATAG